From the genome of Fusarium keratoplasticum isolate Fu6.1 chromosome 11, whole genome shotgun sequence, one region includes:
- a CDS encoding Abhydrolase-3 domain-containing protein codes for MDDFARYSTGPSAEWLRFEKTWKWPEVIPTMTIREAHDQENKKTAKLFANVLGRPDTGLEVTDFHIPTTNGVKIPIRLYRPLKEDSDSYDESPALYISFHGGGYHFGSLETEDPHCRQIALNTGFFVLNINYRHTLEWTFPAPVDDSWTAFQWAAQKGPEYGIDPEKIFVGGVSAGANLAMSVALRALRDDSLLSVKGLVLGTPSTVHPDHFPVELHKDAPFINAQKLRNLTDLYRPDPTDPSFSPLLRFMSDFVGL; via the exons atggatgaCTTTGCGCGTTACTCAACTGGGCCATCAGCTGAGTGGCTCCGGTTCGAGAAGACCTGGAAATGGCCTGAGGTTATTCCCACTATGACGATTCGAGAAGCCCACGATCAGGAAAATAAGAAGACCGCGAAGCTATTTGCTAATGTCTTGGGAAGACCAG ATACTGGTCTCGAAGTCACGGATTTTCATATCCCTACCACAAACGGCGTCAAAATCCCCATACGCCTCTACCGGCCCCTTAAAGAGGACTCGGACAGCTACGATGAGAGCCCGGCCCTCTATATATCTTTCCACGGTGGTGGATACCATTTTGGAAGCCTAGAGACGGAAGACCCTCATTGTCGGCAAATCGCACTGAACACTGGTTTTTTCGTTCTGAATATCAACTATCGACATACTCTTGAGTGGACATTTCCTGCTCCCGTTGACGACAGCTGGACAGCGTTCCAATGGGCTGCGCAGAAAGGACCTGAGTACGGAATCGACCCGGAAAAGATATTCGTCGGGGGTGTCAGTGCGGGAGCCAACCTCGCCATGTCTGTAGCTCTGCGAGCCTTGAGAGATGATTCTCTTCTCAGCGTCAAGGGACTTGTTCTTGGCACTCCATCGACCGTTCATCCGGATCACTTCCCAGTCGAGCTGCACAAAGATGCGCCGTTTATCAACGCCCAGAAACTCCGAAACCTCACTGATCTTTATCGTCCGGATCCGACGGATCCGTCATTCTCGCCCCTACTACGATTTATGTCTGACTTTGTTGGCTTATGA
- a CDS encoding Carboxylic ester hydrolase, which produces MKSLAFGVFVLAQSLAQVAAGPFHKPYSTTPVATVKNGSYRGVHSPEYDQDFFLGIPYAQAPVGDLRFRNPWSYRETWKGNRDAVKYSPACVGYGPSQIGYNTSEDCLYLNVIRPSGYEKKKLPVAVWIHGGGYVQGSGVDLRYNLSFIVEQSVKIGHPIVAVSINYRLSAWGFLNSAEFFEQGDSNMGLRDQRLSLHWIHENIAAFGGDPSKVTIWGQSAGAASVGAQILAYNGRDDGLFRAAIMESGTPLALGSQTILAEASYKLLLEKTGCDTVKCLRGLPFKDLNAVLNTTALSGGWTPKIDGDFVVRHSSKQLADGHFVKVPIIVGANTDEGTSFSPKGINTSDEFQKAIENSSPPISKSFAQKILKAYPEKGREQILPNLAADWIPPTSYGKQYRRTATYYGDVMMVAPRRLAAETWAKHNLPVYSFRFNAIPSWATYLDGATHFVEVAFAMLNLEGTGYPPVRTPPFQGLAESYRELSRLMASDWIKFVATGNPNGWKGRENAVPSLGKSIPKWPLYTEAKGHGAPKNFLYEGNVTNTVESDTWRSKGIVLLNSANFELVGRHMAEREQGGKIINVASIAAERAMTRFSVYGPVKAAVGQLKNSLANELAIYNIQVNVPCPGWIRTPISDRSFGDEEASTRILKTIPAGRWGKPSDFKGVTVFLASAASDYVTGARIHVSGGTYGM; this is translated from the exons atgaagtcTCTGGCTTTCGGTGTCTTTGTCCTAGCCCAGTCGCTGGCACAAGTTGCGGCTGGCCCCTTTCATAAGCCCTATAGCACAACGCCTGTGGCTACCGTCAAGAATGGAAGCTATCGAGGAGTTCATTCTCCAGAATATGACCAagacttcttcctcggcatcccTTATGCCCAAGCCCCGGTTGGCGACCTTAGATTCCGCAATCCTTGGTCCTACCGTGAAACTTGGAAGGGGAATCGTGATGCTGTCAAGTACTCGCCTGCTTGCGTCGGTTACGGA CCCTCGCAAATTGGTTATAATACGAGCGAG GACTGTCTTTACTTGAATGTCATCCGACCTTCAGGATAcgaaaagaagaagctcccCGTGGCCGTCTGGATCCATGGCGGAGGCTACGTCCAGGGCAGTGGTGTCGACCTCCGATACAACCTGTCTTTCATCGTGGAGCAATCTGTGAAGATCGGACACCCGATTGTTGCAGTCAGCATCAACTATCGTCTCAGTGCCTGGGGTTTCCTCAACTCGGCCGAGTTCTTCGAGCAGGGCGACTCCAACATGGGCCTGCGCGACCAGAGACTCTCCCTTCACTGGATTCACGAGAACATTGCTGCATTTGGCGGTGACCCGTCCAAGGTTACGATCTGGGGCCAGAGCGCCGGTGCTGCATCTGTAGGGGCGCAGATTCTGGCTTACAatggccgagatgatggcttgTTCCGTGCCGCCATTATGGAAAGTGGAACTCCGTTGGCCCTTGGCTCTCAGACGATTCTGGCCGAGGCCTCATACAAGCTACTTCTGGAAAAGACCGGCTGCGATACTGTCAAATGTTTGCGGGGTCTACCCTTCAAGGACTTGAATGCCGtgctcaacaccacagcTCTTTCTGGTGGATGGACGCCCAAGATTGATGGCGACTTTGTGGTCCGTCACTCATCTAAACAACTCGCTGATGGGCATTTCGTGAAGGTCCCAATCATCGTTGGGGCTAACACAGATGAAGGAACCAGCTTTTCACCAAAAGGCATCAATACTTCGGACGAGTTCCAGAAGGCAATCGAGAACTCATCTCCCCCAATCAGCAAGTCTTTTGCACAGAAGATTCTGAAAGCATACCCCGAGAAGGGCCGAGAGCAGATCTTACCCAACCTCGCCGCCGACTGGATCCCCCCGACGTCATATGGTAAGCAGTATCGGAGAACCGCCACATACTACGGAGACGTCATGATGGTAGCCCCACGTCGACTGGCAGCCGAGACCTGGGCAAAGCACAACTTGCCAGTCTACTCTTTTCGATTCAACGCCATTCCTTCCTGGGCTACTTACCTGGACGGAGCCACACATTTTGTTGAAGTGGCCTTTGCTATGCTCAATCTTGAGGGCACAGGCTACCCTCCGGTTCGCACCCCGCCGTTTCAAGGGCTGGCCGAGTCATATAGAGAACTTTCGCGGTTGATGGCAAGCGACTGGATCAAGTTTGTTGCGACTGGCAACCCCAACGGTTGGAAAGGACGGGAAAACGCAGTCCCGAGTCTGGGCAAGTCCATTCCAAAGTGGCCTCTATACACAGAGGCTAAGGGTCATGGTGCACCAAAGAACTTCCTCTATGAAGGAAACGTGACCAATACAGTTGAGAGTGACACGTGGAGGAGCAAGGGTATTGTGCTTTTAAACTCGGCTAACTTTGAG CTGGTTGGACGGCACATGGCCGAACGTGAGCAAGGgggcaagatcatcaacGTTGCTTCGATTGCAGCTGAGAGGGCCATGACAAGATTCTCAGTATATGGACCTGTCAAGGCGGCAGTAGGACAACTAAAGAACTCGCTAGCAAACGAGCTAGCAATCTACAACATCCAAGTCAATGTGCCCTGTCCTGG GTGGATACGCACTCCCATATCTGACCGCAGctttggagatgaggaagcaAGCACTAGGATACTCAAGACAATCCCTGCCGGCAGATGGGGAAAGCCCAGCGATTTCAAAGGGGTCACAGTGTTTCTAGCCAGTGCTGCGAGCGACTACGTAACGGGTGCTAGAATCCACGTGAGTGGTGGAACTTATGGAATGTAA